A genomic window from Lycium barbarum isolate Lr01 chromosome 4, ASM1917538v2, whole genome shotgun sequence includes:
- the LOC132637615 gene encoding uncharacterized protein LOC132637615 gives MVTQEKNQILTSMPTLEVVKNAVFDLSRDSSGGPDGMVGAFYPVCWEIVGANVYNVVKVFFEGQTLPKSITHTNLVLIPKKNNVETFADMRPISLSNFINKVISRVVQNKLENVFPSLISANQSGFVKGRCIIENVLLTQEVV, from the coding sequence ATGGTTACTCAGGAGAAAAACCAGATACTTACCAGCATGCCAACTCTAGAAGTTGTTAAGAATGCAGTTTTTGATCTATCAAGAGATAGCTCAGGTGGTCCAGATGGTATGGTAGGAGCATTTTATCCAGTATGCTGGGAAATTGTGGGGGCTAATGTGTATAATGTAGTGAAAGTCTTCTTTGAAGGACAGACTTTGCCAAAGTCCATAACTCATACAAATCTGGTTCTGATCCCAAAGAAGAATAATGTTGAGACCTTTGCAGATATGAGGCCCATAAGTCTCAGTAATTTTATTAACAAAGTGATTTCTAGAGTGGTGCAAAATAAACTTGAAAATGTTTTTCCTTCTTTGATATCTGCTAATCAGTCTGGTTTTGTAAAGGGAAGATGTATCATTGAGAATGTACTCTTAACTCAAGAGGTGGTTTAA